Part of the Bacteriovorax stolpii genome, TCCCTTCCGTCCTAGAAGCGATTATTCTCATTAATTGTATCGAAAAAGAGTGAGACTCGCCTAGGCGATCAAATTTTCCCTACGCGCTCCATAACCTTCTGAAGGTCAATCCAAGCTGTGCGTTTCATATTGGGATTGATGACTAAAAAGTCTGGATGAAAAAGTGGCATAAGATTGTAGTGATAAGATCCTGCAGACTTATCAAAAAATTGCCCGTGAATACCTGACAATTTCTCTCTCTTACCAAGAAGAATATTGGTGACTGTGGCCCCAAGGCTCACGACGATTTCTGGTTTAAATTTTTCAATTTGTTCGATTAAATTTGTTGTTTCTGCACTTGGCGTCGTTAAATTTCCTGCCAAGTCGTTGATGTCGTCCAGCTTTTCATCAAACTGGATACGGTTAAACTCACCTGGTTTTAGTTTCATGGCCTGGATCATCTTACCTAAAAGGTCTTCCCCTTTTCCTTCAGCATAGGTGTCACCAACAAAAAGAACCAGCGAGAGAGCGCCTGTTTTAGGCCTTTCCTGGACTTCTTTTTTTACAGGCGCAGCGGCGGCAACCACGGGCGCGGGAGCACTCTCCACCTGCACAGACTCATCAAATGAAAATACCCACGAAGAGTCCTTAAAAAGGGCACCTTCGAACGTCTTTGCCAGAGGATCTAAGTCTTCTTTTAAAGCTTTAGTTTTTTGAATAATTTTTTTAAATTGTTGGTCCATAAGCAAAATTATCCCTAAGTTCCCATTTTTAAAGCCCGGTGTAAAGACGCGTAAAAATAAATCCGAAAAAGAATTTGTAACGGAAAACAGGAGAGCCTGCATGTCAATGGAAACAGATTACAAATTCGAAAACTTTCAAGAATATTACGGCGATATTAAGAACGTAAAGAAGATCATTAATGACTGCCAGATCTGTGGTGCAAAGCTGGTGCTGACTCACCTATCTGATTACAAAAACCTTTTAATGCAAGAATCGGCGAGATGCCCGGACTGCGGACAAGGCAATAGAAAAATCATTCATGTCATCAATTGATATTATAAAATTAAATCATTTCTTTTCGTAAGGCCCGTACTCAATAATATGGAAAGCCAATCGAATAGACATAAGAGCTCCCCTTCGGGGAGCTTTTTTATTTTAAAACTTTGAAGTCTGTAAATAAACGCGTCCGTGATTGCCAATCGAACACTGGAAAATAGCTTTTTCTTTTAAGTACTCACCTTCATCCCCTGTAACATTGACATAAGTAATGTATCCGTCAGGTTTATAAGTCATTTTCAGGTTCAAATACGTAGGCCACATAATATTATTTTCGTAGCGAAGAAGGATTTCAAAATTGTTTCCCTTTCTCTTTGCCAGGGCCACAATGGGTTTTTCTTCGATCGGATCCCACTCCATCGCTTTTTTAATTTCACCACCGATCGTTGCATCCGTGATTTGATTAATTCCACCAAGAGAGTCGCTTGAAATACTGAACTGAAATGAAGACTTTTCATTATGGCAATCCATCATTAGCCAGCGGTGCTCATCAAGAACTGATTTAGCTGACGCTACATTCGCAAGAAACAAGAATCCAATCGCAAGGCACTTCATAGATATCTCCTTTTTGTTTTTTTGCACTATGTACAACAAAAGCAATTGAGATTAAAATAATATAAAAATATAAATTAAATACTAAAAAGGTATAAATGAAGTCGATGAATTTAAACCACTTGGAAGCCTTCTGTGTCCTTTCTGACACCTTAAGCTTTTCACAGGCAGCTAAAATCCTTCACACTTCCCAGCCGGCAGTTTCCTTAAAGATTAAATTGCTGGAAGAAAACCTTGGATACGAACTCTTTATCAGAGATAAGAAAAATATCGCACTTTCAAATAAAGGCCAGGTGCTTCGGGATAAAATTTATCAAAGTTACCTGAATCTGGTGTCCGTTTCGACCACAACAACAGGTGAAGCTCCTTTGAAAATCGGCAGCGTCTATGAAGCAGGAGAGAAAATCCTGATTCCAGCATTAACCAAACTCAACAAAAAGGGGCAACTCTCAAAATTTCAGCTGTCTCTGCGTTCAACTGATGAGCTGATAGATAGACTTTTAACAGGTGAACTGGATTTCATCCTGGTTCATAAAGTGCCGGAGAACAAATCACTCCACTCCATTGGAGTTTACGAGGACAAGGCCATTTTGATTTCGTCACTCAAGTCACAACTAAAAGACCTGGAACACAATCAGGTGTTGCCTCTTGCAACTTATCGCCCCGATGATGTCTTTACAACCAACTTCTTAAAAAGCAATTTAACAAAACCACAATTAAAAAAAATTGATATCAAATTTTCAATAAACTCGCATCGCT contains:
- a CDS encoding LysR family transcriptional regulator; amino-acid sequence: MKSMNLNHLEAFCVLSDTLSFSQAAKILHTSQPAVSLKIKLLEENLGYELFIRDKKNIALSNKGQVLRDKIYQSYLNLVSVSTTTTGEAPLKIGSVYEAGEKILIPALTKLNKKGQLSKFQLSLRSTDELIDRLLTGELDFILVHKVPENKSLHSIGVYEDKAILISSLKSQLKDLEHNQVLPLATYRPDDVFTTNFLKSNLTKPQLKKIDIKFSINSHRSMIKMVSELGCYAVIPQSSLGKKSALKVKVLMEDKKSYKLYLCTRSNFLSNKDNERVFESIVKEIKNR
- a CDS encoding uracil-DNA glycosylase family protein, which encodes MDQQFKKIIQKTKALKEDLDPLAKTFEGALFKDSSWVFSFDESVQVESAPAPVVAAAAPVKKEVQERPKTGALSLVLFVGDTYAEGKGEDLLGKMIQAMKLKPGEFNRIQFDEKLDDINDLAGNLTTPSAETTNLIEQIEKFKPEIVVSLGATVTNILLGKREKLSGIHGQFFDKSAGSYHYNLMPLFHPDFLVINPNMKRTAWIDLQKVMERVGKI